The following proteins are encoded in a genomic region of Rattus rattus isolate New Zealand chromosome 2, Rrattus_CSIRO_v1, whole genome shotgun sequence:
- the Znf628 gene encoding zinc finger protein 628 isoform X2, which yields MSAGNVASPSGGHLGSCIISALTQIHRSVHTGLRAFTCGLCGLAFKWSSHYQYHLRQHTGERPYPCPDCPKAFKNSSSLRRHRHVHTGERPYSCSICGKSFTQSTNLRQHQRVHTGERPFRCPLCPKTFTHSSNLLLHHRTHSPAPSPAPAPAPDPTPTGETSRAGTKVLVSDAYLQPRSPPEPPAPPPQPPPVVPEFFLAAAETTVELVYRCDGCEQGFSSEELLLEHQPCPGPTVATQPQDVPAELPQADSALQPPPASTGPPNFACLPCGKSFQTVAGLSRHQHSHGAASGQAFRCGSCDGAFPQLASLLAHQQCHVEEAAAGRPPPQAEVAEVTCPQEPVAPATPAPPPPPPAPVSAERPYKCAECGKAFKGSSGLRYHLRDHTGERPYQCGECGKAFKRSSLLAIHQRVHTGLRAFTCGQCGLTFKWSSHYQYHLRLHSGERPYACTECGKAFRNTSCLRRHRHVHTGERPHSCSVCGKSFAQTSNLRQHQRVHTGERPFRCPLCPKTFTHSSNLLLHQRTHSAERPFACPICGRGFVMAAYLQRHLRTHTPATTTSGTTGPAVASQPPTPLAAAPTPLAAQDVHVLPNLQAILSLEVAGGTAQATPPGPVAPSSQTFLLVQTAQGLQLIPSSVQPPTPPPPPPPPKLILLPPASAGGMGNGAARPSPRAVGKAGQGTGVVWFPGPGGLGVQGGGNAGTSGGGQSLIVLQNVGSGETGPQEVSGVQLQPAQEVATVQLQPAQEVTTVQLQPTQEVTTVQLQPLTGQVSNSSGGAVATEASNLLVVQSGAAEELLTSSGPGEVGDSEASAGMVQDVLFETLQTDEGLQSVLVLSGADGEQTRLCVQEVETLSPGLTEPAATDPSGQKLLIFRSAPASDLLESSSVAGGTTTLQLLAPPAPGPVSAPVGVPVAPPSQMVQVVPAVTGPGVMPPQNLPSIQIVQTLPAVQLVHTF from the exons ATGAGTGCGGGGAATGTGGCAAGTCCTTCAGGTGGTCATCTCGGCTCCTGCATCATCAGCGCACTCACACAG ATTCACCGCAGTGTGCACACAGGCCTGCGGGCCTTCACCTGCGGCCTGTGTGGTCTGGCCTTCAAGTGGTCATCCCATTACCAATACCACTTGAGACAGCATACTGGTGAGCGGCCCTACCCGTGTCCTGACTGCCCCAAGGCCTTCAAGAACTCATCCAGCTTAAGGCGCCACCGGCATGTGCACACGGGAGAACGCCCTTACAGCTGCAGCATTTGTGGGAAGAGCTTTACTCAAAGTACCAACCTTCGCCAGCATCAGCGGGTACACACGGGCGAGCGCCCCTTTCGTTGTCCACTTTGTCCCAAGACCTTCACACACTCCTCCAACCTGCTGCTGCACCATCGCACCCAcagccctgcccccagccccgcccccgcccctgccccagaccccacccccacaggggAGACCAGCAGAGCTGGCACCAAGGTTCTGGTCTCTGATGCCTACTTGCAGCCCCGCAGCCCACCTGAGCCTCCAGCCccaccaccccagcccccacctgtGGTGCCCGAATTCTTTTTGGCTGCTGCTGAGACTACAGTGGAGCTGGTATACCGCTGCGATGGTTGCGAGCAGGGCTTCAGTAGCGAGGAGCTCCTCTTGGAGCACCAACCATGCCCAGGTCCCACCGTGGCCACCCAGCCCCAGGATGTGCCTGCCGAGCTGCCCCAGGCTGACTCTGCTCTGCAGCCCCCACCTGCCAGTACTGGCCCTCCTAACTTTGCTTGCCTTCCTTGCGGGAAATCCTTCCAGACAGTGGCAGGCTTGTCCCGTCACCAGCATAGCCATGGTGCGGCCAGTGGACAGGCCTTTCGCTGTGGTAGCTGTGATGGTGCCTTCCCACAACTGGCCAGCCTGTTGGCTCACCAGCAGTGCCACGTGGAGGAGGCGGCAGCTGGACGCCCACCACCTCAGGCTGAAGTTGCAGAAGTCACCTGTCCCCAGGAACCTGTAGCCCCAGCCACTCctgctccacctcctcctccacctgcccCAGTTTCTGCAGAGCGGCCCTACAAATGTGCAGAGTGTGGCAAGGCCTTCAAGGGTTCTTCCGGGCTGCGCTACCACCTGCGGGACCACACAGGTGAGCGGCCCTACCAATGCGGGGAGTGCGGCAAAGCCTTCAAGCGCTCCTCCCTGCTGGCTATCCACCAGCGTGTGCACACGGGCCTGCGAGCCTTCACCTGTGGCCAGTGTGGCCTCACCTTCAAGTGGTCGTCCCACTACCAGTACCATCTGCGACTTCATTCCGGTGAGCGGCCCTATGCCTGCACTGAGTGTGGCAAAGCCTTCCGTAACACTTCGTGCCTGCGGCGCCACCGGCACGTGCACACTGGCGAGCGGCCCCACTCATGTAGCGTGTGTGGCAAGAGCTTCGCACAGACCTCCAACTTGCGGCAGCACCAACGTGTGCACACGGGTGAGCGACCCTTCCGTTGCCCGCTCTGCCCCAAGACCTTCACACACTCCTCCAACCTGCTGCTGCACCAGCGAACTCATTCTGCGGAGCGCCCTTTTGCCTGCCCCATTTGTGGCCGAGGCTTTGTCATGGCCGCCTACCTGCAGCGGCATCTGAGGACGCACACCCCAGCCACTACAACTTCGGGGACCACTGGCCCTGCTGTAGCATCGCAGCCCCCTACCCCATTGGCTGCAGCTCCAACTCCACTGGCCGCTCAAGATGTTCATGTTCTCCCTAACCTACAGGCCATACTTTCACTCGAAGTAGCTGGGGGCACAGCTCAGGCTACACCCCCGGGCCCAGTTGCCCCCAGTTCTCAGACATTTCTCCTGGTACAGACCGCCCAGGGCCTCCAGCTGATTCCTAGCAGTGTCCAGCCccctaccccaccaccaccacctccaccccctaAACTCATTCTGCTGCCTCCTGCCAGTGCTGGAGGTATGGGCAATGGTGCTGCAAGGCCAAGCCCTCGGGCTGTTGGGAAAGCTGGACAGGGGACAGGGGTAGTGTGGTTTCCAGGCCCAGGTGGTCTAGGGGTGCAAGGAGGAGGCAATGCTGGGACTAGCGGGGGCGGGCAGAGCCTCATTGTTCTACAGAATGTAGGGAGTGGGGAGACAGGACCACAGGAAGTGAGTGGGGTTCAGCTTCAGCCAGCACAGGAAGTGGCCACGGTCCAACTACAGCCTGCACAGGAAGTGACCACAGTCCAGCTACAACCAACACAGGAGGTGACTACAGTCCAGCTCCAGCCCCTGACAGGACAAGTCTCCAATTCTAGTGGAGGAGCTGTGGCTACCGAGGCTTCAAACCTGCTGGTGGTTCAGAGTGGGGCAGCTGAAGAGTTGCTGACCAGCTCTGGACCTGGGGAAGTGGGAGACAGTGAGGCCAGCGCTGGTATGGTTCAGGATGTCCTGTTTGAGACATTGCAGACAGATGAGGGGCTGCAGAGTGTGCTGGTGCTGAGTGGAGCGGATGGGGAACAGACTAGGCTCTGTGTGCAGGAGGTGGAAACGCTTTCGCCTGGACTGACCGAGCCAGCTGCCACTGACCCATCAGGACAGAAACTCCTTATTTTTCGTAGCGCCCCAGCCTCTGACCTTCTAGAAAGTAGCAGCGTTGCAGGAGGTACCACAACACTGCAACTCCTGGCCCCACCAGCACCTGGCCCAGTCTCTGCCCCTGTGGGGGTGCCTGTAGCTCCCCCATCCCAGATGGTACAAGTGGTCCCCGCAGTGACTGGACCAGGGGTCATGCCTCCCCAGAACTTGCCCTCCATCCAGATAGTGCAGACTCTGCCTGCAGTCCAATTGGTACACACGTTTTGA
- the Nat14 gene encoding N-acetyltransferase 14, which produces MAPNHLSVREMREDEKPLVLEMLKAGVKDTENRVALHALTRPPALLLLAAASSGLRFILASFALALLLPVFLAVAAVKLGLRVRWGSLPPPGGLGGPWVAVRGSGDVCGVLALAPGANLGDGARVTRLSVSRWHRRRGVGRRLLAFAEARARAWSGSVGEPRARLVVPVAVAAWGVAGLLEACGYQAEGGWGCMGYMLVREFSKDL; this is translated from the exons ATGGCCCCCAACCACCTGTCAGTGCGGGAAATGAGGGAAGATGAGAAGCCCCTGGTGCTGGAGATGCTGAAG gctGGTGTAAAAGACACGGAAAACCGTGTGGCCCTTCACGCTCTGACACGTCCTCCAGCCCTTCTCCTCCTGGCTGCAGCCAGCAGTGGACTGCGCTTCATCCTGGCCTCCTTCGCCCTGGCCCTCCTGCTGCCCGTGTTTCTGGCTGTAGCGGCTGTGAAGCTGGGTCTGCGAGTTCGATGGGGCTCTCTGCCTCCACCAGGCGGGCTGGGGGGTCCCTGGGTGGCTGTCCGGGGATCCGGCGATGTGTGTGGAGTCCTGGCTCTGGCCCCTGGTGCCAACTTGGGGGACGGAGCCCGAGTTACCCGCCTCTCTGTCTCTCGATGGCACCGTCGCAGGGGCGTGGGCCGGAGGCTGCTGGCCTTTGCTGAGGCCCGAGCCCGAGCATGGTCTGGGAGTGTGGGGGAGCCTCGGGCCCGGCTCGTGGTCCCAGTGGCTGTGGCCGCTTGGGGTGTGGCAGGGTTATTGGAGGCCTGTGGCTACCAGGCAGAGGGAGGCTGGGGCTGCATGGGCTATATGCTAGTTAGGGAATTCAGCAAAGACCTGTGA
- the Znf628 gene encoding zinc finger protein 628 isoform X1 — protein MAGSHMDMVPASTMEGTGEKPDSTTPAPTPAAQYECGECGKSFRWSSRLLHHQRTHTGERPYKCPDCPKAFKGSSALLYHQRGHTGERPYQCPDCPKAFKRSSLLQIHRSVHTGLRAFTCGLCGLAFKWSSHYQYHLRQHTGERPYPCPDCPKAFKNSSSLRRHRHVHTGERPYSCSICGKSFTQSTNLRQHQRVHTGERPFRCPLCPKTFTHSSNLLLHHRTHSPAPSPAPAPAPDPTPTGETSRAGTKVLVSDAYLQPRSPPEPPAPPPQPPPVVPEFFLAAAETTVELVYRCDGCEQGFSSEELLLEHQPCPGPTVATQPQDVPAELPQADSALQPPPASTGPPNFACLPCGKSFQTVAGLSRHQHSHGAASGQAFRCGSCDGAFPQLASLLAHQQCHVEEAAAGRPPPQAEVAEVTCPQEPVAPATPAPPPPPPAPVSAERPYKCAECGKAFKGSSGLRYHLRDHTGERPYQCGECGKAFKRSSLLAIHQRVHTGLRAFTCGQCGLTFKWSSHYQYHLRLHSGERPYACTECGKAFRNTSCLRRHRHVHTGERPHSCSVCGKSFAQTSNLRQHQRVHTGERPFRCPLCPKTFTHSSNLLLHQRTHSAERPFACPICGRGFVMAAYLQRHLRTHTPATTTSGTTGPAVASQPPTPLAAAPTPLAAQDVHVLPNLQAILSLEVAGGTAQATPPGPVAPSSQTFLLVQTAQGLQLIPSSVQPPTPPPPPPPPKLILLPPASAGGMGNGAARPSPRAVGKAGQGTGVVWFPGPGGLGVQGGGNAGTSGGGQSLIVLQNVGSGETGPQEVSGVQLQPAQEVATVQLQPAQEVTTVQLQPTQEVTTVQLQPLTGQVSNSSGGAVATEASNLLVVQSGAAEELLTSSGPGEVGDSEASAGMVQDVLFETLQTDEGLQSVLVLSGADGEQTRLCVQEVETLSPGLTEPAATDPSGQKLLIFRSAPASDLLESSSVAGGTTTLQLLAPPAPGPVSAPVGVPVAPPSQMVQVVPAVTGPGVMPPQNLPSIQIVQTLPAVQLVHTF, from the coding sequence ATGGCCGGCTCCCACATGGACATGGTGCCAGCTTCCACCATGGAGGGAACTGGGGAAAAGCCAGATTCCACTACCCCAGCGCCCACCCCTGCTGCTCAGTATGAGTGCGGGGAATGTGGCAAGTCCTTCAGGTGGTCATCTCGGCTCCTGCATCATCAGCGCACTCACACAGGTGAACGGCCCTATAAATGCCCGGACTGCCCCAAAGCCTTCAAGGGTTCCTCAGCCCTTCTCTACCACCAGCGGGGCCATACGGGTGAGCGGCCCTATCAGTGCCCTGACTGCCCCAAAGCCTTCAAGCGCTCCTCCTTGCTGCAGATTCACCGCAGTGTGCACACAGGCCTGCGGGCCTTCACCTGCGGCCTGTGTGGTCTGGCCTTCAAGTGGTCATCCCATTACCAATACCACTTGAGACAGCATACTGGTGAGCGGCCCTACCCGTGTCCTGACTGCCCCAAGGCCTTCAAGAACTCATCCAGCTTAAGGCGCCACCGGCATGTGCACACGGGAGAACGCCCTTACAGCTGCAGCATTTGTGGGAAGAGCTTTACTCAAAGTACCAACCTTCGCCAGCATCAGCGGGTACACACGGGCGAGCGCCCCTTTCGTTGTCCACTTTGTCCCAAGACCTTCACACACTCCTCCAACCTGCTGCTGCACCATCGCACCCAcagccctgcccccagccccgcccccgcccctgccccagaccccacccccacaggggAGACCAGCAGAGCTGGCACCAAGGTTCTGGTCTCTGATGCCTACTTGCAGCCCCGCAGCCCACCTGAGCCTCCAGCCccaccaccccagcccccacctgtGGTGCCCGAATTCTTTTTGGCTGCTGCTGAGACTACAGTGGAGCTGGTATACCGCTGCGATGGTTGCGAGCAGGGCTTCAGTAGCGAGGAGCTCCTCTTGGAGCACCAACCATGCCCAGGTCCCACCGTGGCCACCCAGCCCCAGGATGTGCCTGCCGAGCTGCCCCAGGCTGACTCTGCTCTGCAGCCCCCACCTGCCAGTACTGGCCCTCCTAACTTTGCTTGCCTTCCTTGCGGGAAATCCTTCCAGACAGTGGCAGGCTTGTCCCGTCACCAGCATAGCCATGGTGCGGCCAGTGGACAGGCCTTTCGCTGTGGTAGCTGTGATGGTGCCTTCCCACAACTGGCCAGCCTGTTGGCTCACCAGCAGTGCCACGTGGAGGAGGCGGCAGCTGGACGCCCACCACCTCAGGCTGAAGTTGCAGAAGTCACCTGTCCCCAGGAACCTGTAGCCCCAGCCACTCctgctccacctcctcctccacctgcccCAGTTTCTGCAGAGCGGCCCTACAAATGTGCAGAGTGTGGCAAGGCCTTCAAGGGTTCTTCCGGGCTGCGCTACCACCTGCGGGACCACACAGGTGAGCGGCCCTACCAATGCGGGGAGTGCGGCAAAGCCTTCAAGCGCTCCTCCCTGCTGGCTATCCACCAGCGTGTGCACACGGGCCTGCGAGCCTTCACCTGTGGCCAGTGTGGCCTCACCTTCAAGTGGTCGTCCCACTACCAGTACCATCTGCGACTTCATTCCGGTGAGCGGCCCTATGCCTGCACTGAGTGTGGCAAAGCCTTCCGTAACACTTCGTGCCTGCGGCGCCACCGGCACGTGCACACTGGCGAGCGGCCCCACTCATGTAGCGTGTGTGGCAAGAGCTTCGCACAGACCTCCAACTTGCGGCAGCACCAACGTGTGCACACGGGTGAGCGACCCTTCCGTTGCCCGCTCTGCCCCAAGACCTTCACACACTCCTCCAACCTGCTGCTGCACCAGCGAACTCATTCTGCGGAGCGCCCTTTTGCCTGCCCCATTTGTGGCCGAGGCTTTGTCATGGCCGCCTACCTGCAGCGGCATCTGAGGACGCACACCCCAGCCACTACAACTTCGGGGACCACTGGCCCTGCTGTAGCATCGCAGCCCCCTACCCCATTGGCTGCAGCTCCAACTCCACTGGCCGCTCAAGATGTTCATGTTCTCCCTAACCTACAGGCCATACTTTCACTCGAAGTAGCTGGGGGCACAGCTCAGGCTACACCCCCGGGCCCAGTTGCCCCCAGTTCTCAGACATTTCTCCTGGTACAGACCGCCCAGGGCCTCCAGCTGATTCCTAGCAGTGTCCAGCCccctaccccaccaccaccacctccaccccctaAACTCATTCTGCTGCCTCCTGCCAGTGCTGGAGGTATGGGCAATGGTGCTGCAAGGCCAAGCCCTCGGGCTGTTGGGAAAGCTGGACAGGGGACAGGGGTAGTGTGGTTTCCAGGCCCAGGTGGTCTAGGGGTGCAAGGAGGAGGCAATGCTGGGACTAGCGGGGGCGGGCAGAGCCTCATTGTTCTACAGAATGTAGGGAGTGGGGAGACAGGACCACAGGAAGTGAGTGGGGTTCAGCTTCAGCCAGCACAGGAAGTGGCCACGGTCCAACTACAGCCTGCACAGGAAGTGACCACAGTCCAGCTACAACCAACACAGGAGGTGACTACAGTCCAGCTCCAGCCCCTGACAGGACAAGTCTCCAATTCTAGTGGAGGAGCTGTGGCTACCGAGGCTTCAAACCTGCTGGTGGTTCAGAGTGGGGCAGCTGAAGAGTTGCTGACCAGCTCTGGACCTGGGGAAGTGGGAGACAGTGAGGCCAGCGCTGGTATGGTTCAGGATGTCCTGTTTGAGACATTGCAGACAGATGAGGGGCTGCAGAGTGTGCTGGTGCTGAGTGGAGCGGATGGGGAACAGACTAGGCTCTGTGTGCAGGAGGTGGAAACGCTTTCGCCTGGACTGACCGAGCCAGCTGCCACTGACCCATCAGGACAGAAACTCCTTATTTTTCGTAGCGCCCCAGCCTCTGACCTTCTAGAAAGTAGCAGCGTTGCAGGAGGTACCACAACACTGCAACTCCTGGCCCCACCAGCACCTGGCCCAGTCTCTGCCCCTGTGGGGGTGCCTGTAGCTCCCCCATCCCAGATGGTACAAGTGGTCCCCGCAGTGACTGGACCAGGGGTCATGCCTCCCCAGAACTTGCCCTCCATCCAGATAGTGCAGACTCTGCCTGCAGTCCAATTGGTACACACGTTTTGA